A single genomic interval of Streptomyces graminofaciens harbors:
- a CDS encoding type II secretion system F family protein — protein MSDEVIHRLGVVVGAVVGLWWLARSFDTARRERRLRARLGAVLALSAAPPERSLALRAAALRWLPVAGVVCGGWVLVGGLLGLLVGLGAGVGAWQWLRRSRRDDGSTEVYDAAGAARQLPLAADLLAACIAAGAGPGVAAQAVGDALGGPVGERLARGAAEARLGGEPAEAWRALAALPGARALARLLERADDSGVPAAVPVARLAAEARAEWGRSATERARKAAVMVTAPVGLCFLPAFIAVGVLPVVIGLADGLLGGGGG, from the coding sequence ATGAGCGACGAAGTTATCCACAGGCTGGGGGTGGTGGTCGGAGCGGTCGTGGGACTGTGGTGGCTGGCCCGCTCGTTCGACACCGCCCGACGCGAGCGACGGTTGCGCGCACGGCTGGGCGCGGTACTGGCCCTGTCGGCGGCGCCGCCGGAGCGAAGCCTCGCACTACGGGCCGCCGCACTGCGGTGGCTGCCCGTAGCGGGAGTGGTGTGCGGCGGCTGGGTGCTGGTCGGCGGCCTCTTGGGGTTGTTGGTCGGACTGGGCGCCGGGGTCGGGGCCTGGCAGTGGCTGCGGCGGTCACGGCGTGACGACGGCTCGACAGAGGTGTACGACGCTGCCGGCGCCGCGCGCCAACTGCCCCTCGCCGCCGATCTGCTGGCGGCCTGCATCGCGGCCGGGGCGGGCCCTGGAGTGGCAGCGCAGGCGGTCGGGGACGCCCTGGGCGGACCCGTGGGGGAGCGGCTGGCCAGAGGGGCAGCCGAGGCACGGCTCGGGGGCGAACCGGCCGAGGCGTGGCGTGCGCTCGCCGCGCTGCCGGGGGCTCGGGCGCTGGCACGGCTGCTGGAGCGGGCCGACGACTCCGGCGTCCCGGCGGCCGTCCCGGTGGCTCGTCTCGCCGCAGAGGCCCGCGCCGAGTGGGGGCGCTCGGCGACCGAACGGGCCCGCAAGGCCGCCGTGATGGTCACCGCGCCGGTGGGGCTGTGCTTCCTGCCCGCCTTCATCGCGGTCGGGGTGCTGCCGGTGGTGATCGGGCTGGCGGACGGGTTGTTGGGCGGGGGCGGTGGATGA
- a CDS encoding DUF4244 domain-containing protein, with the protein MYKAVREAVRVRVVGALMLRVRAARRDAGMVTSEYAVGIIAAVAFAAVLYKVVTSGQVQAELQQIVGRALSGGA; encoded by the coding sequence ATGTACAAGGCAGTGCGAGAAGCGGTACGGGTTCGTGTGGTCGGGGCCCTGATGCTCCGGGTGCGGGCGGCGCGCCGGGACGCGGGGATGGTCACCTCCGAGTACGCGGTGGGGATCATCGCGGCGGTGGCCTTCGCGGCCGTGCTCTACAAGGTGGTGACCAGCGGGCAGGTCCAGGCGGAGCTGCAGCAGATCGTGGGGCGGGCGCTCAGTGGCGGGGCGTGA
- a CDS encoding TadE family type IV pilus minor pilin yields the protein MAGRERRRSGRGAALRGDGGFVTAEAAMALPVLVLFAMALVWALLAACSQIQCVDAARTGARAAARQDSPGAVEAAARRAAPDGAKVSVGREGDFVRVVVSAHVPGPDGLGLDLSHEAVALAEETVGVGSG from the coding sequence GTGGCGGGGCGTGAGCGGCGACGGAGCGGGCGCGGGGCGGCCCTGCGCGGCGACGGCGGGTTCGTGACGGCCGAGGCGGCCATGGCCCTGCCGGTGCTGGTGCTCTTCGCGATGGCGCTGGTGTGGGCTCTGCTCGCCGCGTGCTCCCAGATCCAGTGCGTGGACGCGGCCAGGACCGGGGCGCGGGCGGCGGCCCGCCAGGACTCGCCGGGTGCGGTCGAGGCGGCGGCCAGACGGGCGGCGCCGGACGGGGCGAAGGTCAGCGTGGGCCGCGAGGGCGACTTCGTCCGAGTGGTCGTCTCGGCCCACGTGCCCGGGCCGGACGGGCTGGGGCTCGACCTGAGCCATGAGGCGGTGGCGCTCGCGGAGGAGACGGTGGGGGTGGGGAGCGGGTGA
- a CDS encoding Rv3654c family TadE-like protein yields MLCVVFGGVLAVGQAVAIRHRAASAADLAALAAADHWMRGGEGACATAERVARAQGSRLVRCEVEGEISDVTAASAMGPLRAEARARAGPPGAPR; encoded by the coding sequence ATGCTGTGCGTCGTGTTCGGTGGAGTACTGGCCGTGGGCCAGGCCGTGGCGATCCGGCACCGTGCGGCGTCGGCGGCCGACCTCGCGGCGCTCGCGGCCGCCGACCACTGGATGCGGGGCGGCGAGGGGGCCTGCGCGACGGCGGAACGGGTGGCGCGGGCACAGGGGAGCAGACTCGTGCGGTGCGAGGTCGAGGGAGAGATCTCGGACGTGACGGCGGCGTCGGCCATGGGCCCGCTGAGGGCCGAGGCGAGGGCGAGAGCGGGCCCGCCGGGAGCGCCCCGCTAG
- a CDS encoding DEAD/DEAH box helicase, which produces MAFNHLPAGVHDALAPLSVTPVTHSMPMAKNHRSDRPSTDTASSPSPGTVLDRLASGPSRASRITHTEHVPPRAGRHAVWPDRIRPEVIAAVQAAGIEHPWAHQARVAEHALDGDSVVVATGTASGKSLAYLVPVLSRLLDGSEAPNGRGATTLYLAPTKALAADQHRAVKKLSQPLGNAVRPAVYDGDTPVEEREWVRQYANYVLTNPDMLHRGILPSHPRWSSFLRALKYVVIDECHTYRGVFGSHVAQVLRRLRRLCARYGAEPVFLLASATAAEPSVAASRLTGLPVVEVADDASPRGELVFALWEPPLTELHGEKGAPVRRTATAETADLLTDLTVQGVRSVAFVRSRRGAELISVIAQERLAEIDRSLARRVAAYRGGYLPEERRALERALHSGELLGLAATTALELGVDISGLDAVLIAGYPGTRASLWQQAGRAGRSGQGALAVLVARDDPLDTFLVHHPEALFDQPVESTVLDPDNPYVLAPHLCAAAAELPLTEEDLRLFGPACEELLPQLEAAQLLRRRTKAWHWTRRERAADLTDIRGQGGRPVQVVETGTGRLLGTVDAGAAHTTVHEGAVHLHQGRTYLVRELDLEDSVALVEQADPPYSTVARDTTSISVLETDTEVPWGEGRLCYGSVEVTNQVVSFLRRRLITGEVLGETKLDLPPRTLRTRAVWWTVTEDQLDAARINPEILGGALHAAEHASIGMLPLFATCDRWDIGGVSVPLHPDTLLPTVFVYDGHPGGAGFAERAFHTARSWLTATRQAIAACECDAGCPSCIQSPKCGNGNEPLHKRGAVRLLTELLRGAPDDSA; this is translated from the coding sequence ATGGCATTCAATCACTTACCGGCAGGCGTGCACGACGCCTTGGCTCCATTGTCCGTCACGCCGGTGACACACTCGATGCCAATGGCCAAGAATCACCGATCCGATCGACCCTCGACGGACACCGCCTCCAGCCCCTCGCCGGGCACGGTCCTGGACCGGCTCGCCTCGGGGCCGAGCCGGGCTTCGCGCATCACTCATACGGAGCATGTGCCCCCGCGCGCGGGCCGCCATGCCGTCTGGCCTGACCGGATCCGTCCGGAAGTGATCGCCGCCGTCCAGGCGGCAGGAATCGAACATCCCTGGGCCCACCAGGCGCGTGTCGCCGAGCACGCCCTCGACGGCGACTCGGTCGTCGTCGCCACGGGCACCGCCTCGGGCAAATCACTGGCCTACCTCGTCCCCGTGCTCTCCCGCCTCCTGGACGGCTCCGAGGCCCCCAACGGCCGCGGCGCCACCACCCTCTACCTGGCCCCCACGAAGGCTCTGGCCGCCGACCAGCACCGAGCCGTGAAAAAACTTTCACAACCTCTCGGCAATGCCGTACGCCCCGCCGTGTACGACGGCGACACCCCGGTCGAGGAGCGGGAGTGGGTGCGCCAGTACGCCAACTACGTCCTCACCAACCCCGACATGCTGCACCGCGGGATCCTCCCCTCCCACCCCCGCTGGTCCTCCTTCCTGCGCGCCCTGAAGTACGTCGTCATCGACGAGTGCCACACCTACCGCGGCGTCTTCGGCTCACATGTCGCCCAGGTGCTGCGCCGACTACGCCGTCTGTGTGCCCGGTACGGCGCCGAGCCCGTCTTCCTGCTGGCCTCGGCGACCGCCGCCGAGCCGTCGGTGGCCGCGTCCCGCCTGACCGGCCTGCCGGTGGTCGAGGTCGCCGACGACGCCTCACCCCGTGGTGAACTGGTGTTCGCCCTCTGGGAGCCCCCACTCACCGAGCTGCACGGCGAGAAGGGCGCCCCGGTACGGCGTACAGCGACCGCGGAGACAGCCGATCTGCTGACCGACCTGACCGTCCAGGGAGTCCGCTCGGTCGCCTTCGTACGCTCCCGGCGCGGCGCCGAGCTGATCTCGGTGATCGCCCAGGAGCGGCTGGCCGAAATCGACCGTTCCCTGGCCCGGCGCGTGGCGGCGTACCGGGGCGGCTACCTCCCCGAGGAACGCCGCGCCCTGGAACGCGCCCTCCACTCCGGCGAACTCCTCGGCCTCGCCGCGACGACCGCCCTGGAGCTCGGCGTCGACATCTCCGGCCTGGACGCGGTCCTCATCGCCGGCTACCCGGGCACGCGGGCCTCCCTGTGGCAGCAGGCGGGCCGCGCGGGCCGCTCCGGCCAGGGAGCCCTCGCCGTCCTGGTGGCCCGCGACGACCCGCTGGACACCTTCCTGGTCCACCACCCCGAGGCCCTGTTCGACCAGCCGGTGGAGTCCACCGTCCTCGACCCCGACAACCCGTACGTCCTCGCCCCTCACCTGTGCGCCGCCGCCGCGGAACTGCCGCTGACCGAGGAGGACCTCAGGCTGTTCGGCCCGGCCTGCGAGGAGCTGCTGCCCCAGCTGGAGGCCGCGCAGCTGCTCCGCCGCCGGACCAAGGCCTGGCACTGGACGCGCCGCGAACGGGCCGCCGACCTGACCGACATCCGGGGCCAGGGCGGCCGCCCCGTCCAGGTCGTCGAGACCGGCACGGGCCGCCTGCTCGGCACGGTCGACGCGGGCGCCGCCCACACCACCGTCCACGAGGGCGCGGTCCATCTGCACCAGGGCCGTACGTACCTGGTGCGCGAACTGGACCTGGAGGACTCCGTCGCCCTGGTCGAACAGGCCGACCCGCCGTATTCGACGGTCGCCCGCGACACGACGTCCATCTCCGTCCTGGAGACCGACACCGAAGTCCCCTGGGGCGAGGGCCGGTTGTGCTACGGCTCCGTCGAAGTCACGAACCAGGTCGTCTCCTTCCTCCGTCGACGCCTCATCACCGGTGAGGTGCTCGGCGAGACCAAACTCGACCTCCCTCCTCGTACGCTGCGCACCCGTGCCGTGTGGTGGACGGTCACCGAGGACCAGCTGGACGCGGCCCGGATCAACCCCGAGATCCTCGGCGGCGCCCTGCACGCCGCCGAACACGCCTCGATCGGCATGCTGCCGCTGTTCGCGACCTGCGACCGCTGGGACATCGGCGGCGTGTCCGTCCCACTGCACCCCGACACCCTGCTCCCGACGGTCTTCGTCTACGACGGCCACCCCGGCGGCGCCGGCTTCGCGGAGCGCGCCTTCCACACGGCCCGCTCCTGGCTCACCGCCACCCGCCAGGCCATCGCCGCGTGCGAGTGCGACGCCGGGTGCCCGTCGTGCATCCAGTCCCCGAAGTGCGGCAACGGCAATGAGCCGTTGCACAAGCGGGGGGCCGTCCGGCTGCTGACCGAGTTGCTGAGAGGGGCGCCGGACGACAGCGCCTAG
- the bldG gene encoding anti-sigma factor antagonist BldG, translated as MDLSLSTRTVGDRTVVEVGGEIDVYTAPKLREQLVELVNDGSFHLVVDMEGVDFLDSTGLGVLVGGLKRVRAHEGSLRLVCNQERILKIFRITGLTKVFPIHTSVDEAVAATD; from the coding sequence GTGGACCTGTCCCTGTCGACCCGTACCGTCGGCGATCGTACGGTCGTCGAGGTCGGTGGCGAAATCGACGTTTATACCGCGCCCAAGCTGCGTGAGCAGCTGGTCGAGCTGGTCAACGACGGGAGTTTCCACCTCGTCGTCGACATGGAGGGCGTCGACTTCCTCGACTCCACCGGGCTCGGCGTGCTTGTGGGCGGACTGAAGCGAGTGCGGGCCCACGAGGGCTCGCTGCGACTGGTGTGCAACCAGGAGCGCATTCTGAAGATCTTCCGCATCACCGGTCTGACCAAGGTGTTCCCGATTCACACCTCGGTCGACGAAGCGGTGGCGGCCACCGACTGA
- a CDS encoding ATP-binding protein — translation MATVELRFSALPEHVRTARLVAAAVARRAGVDEAVLDEVRLAVGEACTRAVGLHQSGGISAPVRVSLIEEEKQFAIEVGDEAPHTVPGDKASGGDADVEIEEDDMGLAVISGLVDDVEVTASENGGLIRMSWPTPTVALS, via the coding sequence ATGGCCACCGTTGAACTCCGCTTCAGCGCGCTGCCCGAGCACGTCAGGACCGCCCGACTGGTGGCGGCAGCGGTGGCGCGCAGGGCCGGAGTGGACGAGGCCGTCCTCGACGAGGTCAGGTTGGCCGTCGGCGAGGCGTGCACCCGTGCGGTCGGACTGCATCAGAGTGGCGGTATCTCGGCGCCGGTGCGGGTGTCGCTGATCGAGGAGGAGAAGCAGTTCGCCATCGAGGTCGGTGACGAAGCGCCGCACACCGTCCCGGGCGACAAGGCATCGGGCGGCGACGCGGACGTGGAGATCGAGGAGGACGACATGGGCCTCGCGGTCATCAGCGGCCTCGTCGACGACGTGGAGGTCACGGCGAGCGAGAACGGCGGTTTGATCCGTATGAGCTGGCCGACGCCGACGGTGGCTCTGTCCTGA
- a CDS encoding sodium-translocating pyrophosphatase, whose translation MAGLSTPQQFDHPTTFAAAVLTDDNRIIVMVIGVVALAALAVAGVLVRQVLAAGEGTDSMKKIAAAVQEGANAYLARQLRTLGVFAVVVFFLLMLLPADDWNQRAGRSVFFLIGAAFSAATGYIGMWLAVRSNVRVAAAAREATPAEGEPEKDLTTVSHKAMKIAFRTGGVVGMFTVGLGLLGASCVVLVYAADAPKVLEGFGLGAALIAMFMRVGGGIFTKAADVGADLVGKVEQGIPEDDPRNAATIADNVGDNVGDCAGMAADLFESYAVTLVAALILGKAAFGDSGLAFPLIVPAIGVLTAMIGIFAVAPRRTDRSGMSAINRGFFISAVISLALVAVAVYAYLPATYAELEGVGDQAILDKSGDPRVLALIAVAIGIVLAALIQQLTGYFTETTRRPVRDIGKSSLTGAATVVLAGISVGLESAVYTALLIGLGVYGAFLLGGTSIMLALFAVALAGTGLLTTVGVIVAMDTFGPVSDNAQGIAEMSGDVQGAGAQVLTDLDAVGNTTKAITKGIAIATAVLAASALFGSYRDAIVTAADEVGEKVSGAGAPMNLMMDISQPNNLVGLIAGAAVVFLFSGLAINAVSRSAGSVVYEVRRQFREHPGIMDYSEKPEYGRVVDICTKDALRELATPGLLAVMAPIAIGFTLGVGALGAYLAGAIGTGTLMAVFLANSGGAWDNAKKLVEDGHHGGKGSEAHAATVIGDTVGDPFKDTAGPAINPLLKVMNLVALLIAPAVVKFSYGEDKSVGLRVAIALLSIAVIVVAVYVSKRRGIAMGDEGNSERMAKSADPAVVS comes from the coding sequence ATGGCGGGGCTTTCTACCCCTCAACAGTTTGACCACCCCACAACCTTCGCAGCCGCAGTGCTGACGGACGACAACCGGATCATCGTGATGGTCATCGGGGTCGTGGCACTGGCCGCGCTCGCCGTTGCCGGGGTCCTGGTGCGCCAGGTGCTCGCGGCCGGCGAGGGCACCGACAGCATGAAGAAGATCGCGGCCGCCGTACAGGAAGGTGCGAACGCCTATCTGGCACGGCAGTTGCGCACACTCGGCGTATTCGCCGTCGTCGTGTTCTTCCTGCTCATGCTGCTGCCTGCGGACGACTGGAATCAGCGCGCCGGACGATCGGTGTTCTTCTTGATCGGTGCCGCGTTCTCGGCGGCCACCGGTTATATCGGCATGTGGCTCGCCGTCCGCAGCAATGTGCGCGTCGCCGCTGCGGCGCGGGAAGCGACCCCGGCGGAGGGTGAGCCGGAAAAGGATCTCACCACCGTCTCGCACAAAGCCATGAAGATCGCTTTTCGCACGGGCGGCGTCGTCGGCATGTTCACGGTGGGGCTCGGACTCCTTGGTGCGTCCTGCGTGGTCCTTGTGTACGCGGCCGACGCGCCGAAGGTCCTCGAAGGCTTCGGCCTCGGCGCGGCCCTCATCGCGATGTTCATGCGAGTCGGCGGCGGCATCTTCACCAAGGCCGCCGACGTCGGCGCCGACCTGGTCGGCAAGGTCGAGCAGGGCATCCCGGAGGACGACCCGCGCAACGCCGCGACCATCGCCGACAACGTGGGCGACAACGTCGGCGACTGCGCCGGCATGGCCGCCGACCTCTTCGAGTCGTACGCCGTCACGCTCGTCGCCGCGCTGATCCTCGGCAAGGCGGCCTTCGGCGACTCGGGGCTCGCGTTCCCGCTGATCGTGCCCGCCATCGGCGTACTCACCGCGATGATCGGCATCTTCGCGGTCGCGCCACGCCGGACCGACCGCAGCGGGATGTCCGCCATCAACCGCGGCTTCTTCATCTCCGCGGTGATCTCGCTGGCGCTGGTCGCCGTCGCCGTCTACGCCTACCTGCCGGCGACGTACGCCGAGCTCGAAGGCGTCGGGGACCAGGCGATCCTCGACAAGAGCGGCGACCCGCGGGTCCTCGCGCTCATCGCGGTGGCCATCGGCATCGTGCTGGCCGCGCTGATCCAGCAGCTCACCGGCTACTTCACCGAGACCACCCGGCGCCCCGTACGGGACATCGGCAAGAGCTCGCTCACCGGCGCGGCCACCGTCGTCCTCGCCGGAATCTCCGTCGGCCTCGAATCGGCCGTCTACACCGCGCTGTTGATCGGCCTCGGCGTGTACGGGGCGTTCCTGCTCGGCGGTACGTCGATCATGCTCGCTCTGTTCGCGGTGGCGCTGGCCGGGACCGGTCTGCTCACCACGGTCGGGGTGATCGTCGCCATGGACACCTTCGGGCCCGTCTCCGACAACGCACAGGGCATCGCCGAGATGTCCGGCGACGTCCAGGGCGCGGGCGCGCAGGTGCTCACCGACCTCGACGCCGTCGGCAACACCACCAAGGCCATCACCAAGGGCATCGCCATCGCCACCGCCGTACTGGCGGCCTCCGCGCTCTTCGGCTCCTACCGCGACGCGATCGTCACGGCGGCGGACGAGGTCGGCGAGAAGGTCTCCGGCGCGGGCGCACCGATGAACCTGATGATGGACATCTCGCAGCCCAACAACCTCGTCGGGCTGATCGCCGGTGCCGCGGTGGTCTTCCTCTTCTCGGGGTTGGCGATCAACGCGGTATCGCGGTCCGCCGGTTCGGTGGTCTACGAGGTGCGGCGGCAGTTCCGCGAGCACCCCGGGATCATGGACTACAGCGAGAAGCCGGAGTACGGCAGGGTCGTCGACATCTGCACCAAGGACGCGCTGCGGGAGCTGGCCACACCCGGGCTGCTCGCGGTCATGGCGCCGATCGCGATCGGGTTCACACTGGGGGTCGGTGCCCTGGGCGCCTACCTCGCGGGTGCGATCGGCACCGGGACCCTGATGGCCGTGTTCCTCGCCAACTCCGGTGGCGCGTGGGACAACGCCAAGAAGCTCGTCGAGGACGGTCACCACGGCGGCAAGGGCAGCGAGGCCCATGCCGCGACCGTCATCGGCGACACGGTCGGCGACCCGTTCAAGGACACCGCGGGGCCGGCCATCAACCCGCTGCTGAAGGTGATGAACCTGGTGGCACTGCTCATCGCGCCCGCGGTGGTCAAGTTCAGCTACGGCGAGGACAAGAGCGTCGGGCTGCGCGTGGCCATCGCCCTGCTGTCGATCGCGGTGATCGTGGTGGCGGTGTACGTGTCCAAGCGGCGAGGCATCGCCATGGGTGACGAAGGCAACTCCGAGCGGATGGCCAAGTCGGCCGATCCGGCGGTGGTTTCGTAG
- a CDS encoding small secreted protein yields the protein MNKKLAAALSGGAVLVLALSGCGGDDTNEKLNSWAKDVCDAVQPQIKKIAAANASIQKETSDDSAPADVQKADSQGFQDISDAYKAMAAAIQTAGAPNVDDGATKQKNAVKELNDLSAAYAELKKKSDALNVKDQAKFADGLEGVATELEKLSKTGSDALKELEKGDVGKAMAEQASCKSASGSGAASVSSS from the coding sequence GTGAACAAGAAGCTCGCGGCCGCACTGTCCGGCGGTGCGGTACTGGTACTGGCGCTGTCCGGGTGCGGCGGCGACGACACCAACGAGAAGCTGAACTCCTGGGCGAAGGACGTCTGCGACGCCGTACAGCCGCAGATCAAGAAGATCGCGGCGGCCAACGCCTCGATCCAGAAGGAGACCTCGGACGACAGCGCGCCGGCGGACGTGCAGAAGGCCGACTCGCAGGGCTTCCAGGACATCTCCGACGCGTACAAGGCGATGGCGGCGGCCATTCAGACGGCCGGGGCGCCCAATGTCGACGACGGGGCGACCAAGCAGAAGAACGCGGTCAAGGAGCTGAACGACCTGTCGGCCGCGTATGCCGAGCTGAAGAAGAAGTCGGACGCGCTGAACGTGAAGGACCAGGCGAAGTTCGCTGATGGCCTCGAGGGGGTCGCGACCGAGCTGGAGAAGCTGAGCAAGACCGGGAGTGACGCGCTGAAGGAGCTGGAGAAGGGGGACGTGGGGAAGGCGATGGCCGAGCAGGCGAGCTGCAAGTCGGCCTCCGGCTCGGGCGCGGCTTCGGTTTCTTCCAGCTGA
- a CDS encoding class I SAM-dependent methyltransferase, whose amino-acid sequence MSNSKSSSLPSTDQPGVAARLREALLGVDFTADGLLELLGASAYAALARSEVVPALRATRGDTPLEALVRLFLLQQPVARARVEGVLPVDVCVDAGWLAAVGDELVATVDVRPYGGPGGEDWFIVSDLGCAVGGAGGIGSRDEGVVLGVGGASTTLAGITVRTPVASALDLGTGSGIQALHAAQHATRVTATDLNPRALHITALTLALSGAPAADLREGSLFEPVESDETYDLIVSNPPFVISPGARLTYRDGGMGGDDLCRTLVQQAGERLNEGGYAQFLANWQHVEGEDWQERLRSWVPRGCDAWIVQREVQDVTQYAELWLRDAGDHRGDVAEYQARYDAWLDEFEARKVKGVGFGWITLRKTAPADDQPSVTVEEWPHPVEQPLGEAVRTHFARVDYLRGNDDAALLTAHFRLAAEIVQEQVGLPGAEDPEHVVLRQNRGMRRATKVDTVGAGFAGVCDGTLSAGRILDAIAQLVGEDPVALRDRTPAQIRLLVEQGFLEPVR is encoded by the coding sequence GTGAGTAACTCCAAGTCGTCCTCCCTGCCCTCCACCGACCAGCCCGGAGTCGCCGCGCGGCTTCGGGAGGCTTTGCTCGGTGTGGACTTCACCGCTGATGGGCTGCTCGAACTGCTGGGGGCGTCCGCGTATGCGGCGCTGGCGCGCAGTGAGGTCGTGCCGGCGCTTCGGGCGACCCGGGGGGACACGCCGTTGGAGGCGCTCGTCCGGCTGTTTCTGTTGCAGCAGCCGGTGGCACGCGCGCGCGTGGAGGGTGTTCTGCCCGTCGACGTGTGCGTGGACGCTGGCTGGCTGGCCGCGGTCGGGGACGAGCTCGTCGCCACCGTCGATGTGCGGCCATACGGCGGGCCCGGCGGCGAGGACTGGTTCATCGTGTCCGATCTCGGGTGTGCCGTCGGCGGGGCCGGAGGAATCGGGAGCCGGGACGAGGGCGTGGTGTTGGGGGTCGGCGGGGCCTCCACCACGCTTGCCGGGATCACCGTGCGTACGCCCGTCGCATCCGCTCTCGATCTCGGTACCGGCTCCGGGATCCAGGCGCTGCACGCCGCGCAGCACGCCACGCGCGTGACCGCGACCGACCTCAACCCGCGCGCGCTGCACATCACCGCGCTCACGCTCGCGCTCTCCGGCGCCCCGGCGGCCGATCTGCGCGAGGGCTCGCTCTTCGAGCCGGTCGAGAGCGACGAGACGTACGACCTCATCGTGTCCAACCCGCCGTTCGTGATCTCTCCCGGCGCCCGGCTCACCTACCGCGACGGCGGGATGGGCGGGGACGATCTGTGTCGCACGCTTGTTCAGCAGGCGGGGGAGCGGCTCAACGAGGGCGGGTACGCCCAGTTCCTCGCCAACTGGCAGCACGTGGAGGGCGAGGACTGGCAGGAGCGGCTCCGGTCGTGGGTGCCGCGCGGATGCGACGCCTGGATCGTGCAGCGCGAGGTCCAGGACGTCACGCAGTACGCGGAGCTGTGGCTGCGCGACGCCGGCGACCACCGCGGTGACGTGGCCGAGTACCAGGCGCGGTACGACGCGTGGCTCGACGAGTTCGAGGCGCGCAAGGTCAAGGGCGTCGGATTCGGCTGGATCACCTTGCGGAAGACGGCCCCCGCGGACGACCAGCCGTCCGTCACCGTCGAGGAATGGCCGCATCCGGTCGAACAGCCGCTCGGTGAGGCCGTACGGACGCACTTCGCGCGCGTCGACTACCTGCGCGGCAACGACGACGCCGCGCTGCTCACCGCCCACTTCCGGCTCGCCGCCGAAATCGTCCAGGAACAGGTCGGGCTGCCCGGCGCCGAGGACCCCGAGCATGTGGTGCTGCGTCAGAACCGCGGTATGCGCCGGGCCACCAAGGTGGACACGGTCGGCGCGGGCTTCGCCGGTGTGTGCGACGGCACGCTCAGCGCGGGGCGGATTCTGGACGCCATCGCCCAGCTCGTCGGCGAGGACCCGGTCGCGCTGCGCGACCGGACACCGGCCCAGATCCGGCTGCTGGTCGAGCAGGGCTTCCTCGAACCCGTGCGGTGA